Proteins from a genomic interval of Mesobacillus sp. S13:
- a CDS encoding long-chain-fatty-acid--CoA ligase: MEVEKPWLSQYPPEIPAHLDLKEATVQDYLKHTAEKYPEKIAIHFMGKELTYKQVYNYAKKLAAYLQDLGIEKGDRVAIMLPNTPQSIISYYAILMAGGIVVQTNPLYMERELEYQMKDSGAKAIITLDILFPRVSKVIANTDLENVIVTAIKDYLPFPKNLVYPFIQKKQYGIIVNVKHEGQNHLFTEIMKNPAGNIKEYEMDFEEDLALLQYTGGTTGFPKGVMLTHKNLIANAAMSNAWLYKCKEGEETVLGILPFFHVYGMTAVLILSVMQGSKMVLLPKFDPETTLKTIQKQKPTLFPGAPTIYIGLLNHPDLKKYDLSSIDSCISGSAPLPVEVQEKFEQITGGKLVEGYGLTESSPVTHANFLWDKKRVKGSIGVPWPDTDSVVLSMETGEPLPPGEVGEIAVKGPQVMKGYWNRPEETEQVLKDGWLLTGDLGYMDEEGYFYIVDRKKDMIIAGGFNIYPREIEEVLYEHPAVQEVVAAGIPDPYRGETVKVYIVLKDGAQAAEEELNEYCRKHLAAYKVPRLYEFRAELPKTAVGKILRRALVDEEKAKNQEDQQKRA, encoded by the coding sequence ATGGAAGTTGAAAAGCCATGGCTGTCGCAATATCCTCCAGAAATCCCAGCTCATTTGGATCTTAAGGAAGCAACGGTCCAGGACTATTTGAAGCATACTGCTGAAAAATACCCTGAGAAGATCGCAATCCACTTCATGGGCAAAGAACTGACATATAAGCAAGTCTACAACTATGCAAAAAAGCTGGCTGCTTATTTGCAGGACCTGGGAATCGAAAAAGGGGACAGGGTAGCGATCATGCTCCCGAATACTCCTCAGTCTATCATCAGTTACTATGCAATCCTGATGGCCGGCGGAATTGTCGTCCAAACAAACCCTCTGTATATGGAGCGGGAGCTTGAATACCAGATGAAGGACTCTGGGGCTAAAGCCATCATCACGCTCGACATTTTATTCCCTAGGGTGTCAAAGGTCATCGCAAACACGGATTTAGAGAATGTAATTGTAACCGCTATCAAGGACTATCTTCCTTTCCCTAAAAATCTTGTCTATCCATTCATCCAGAAAAAACAATATGGCATCATTGTAAACGTGAAGCATGAAGGCCAGAATCATCTTTTTACCGAGATCATGAAAAATCCGGCTGGAAATATCAAAGAATATGAGATGGATTTCGAAGAAGACCTGGCATTATTGCAATATACCGGTGGAACAACTGGGTTTCCAAAAGGGGTCATGCTGACTCATAAAAACCTGATTGCGAATGCGGCAATGAGCAATGCCTGGCTGTACAAATGCAAAGAAGGTGAAGAGACCGTCCTGGGAATCCTGCCTTTCTTCCATGTCTATGGAATGACCGCTGTCCTGATTCTATCGGTAATGCAGGGATCTAAAATGGTCCTATTGCCGAAGTTCGATCCTGAAACTACATTAAAGACAATCCAGAAGCAGAAGCCTACATTGTTTCCGGGAGCACCAACCATTTATATCGGTCTGCTGAATCATCCGGACTTGAAAAAATACGATTTATCGTCAATTGATTCCTGTATTAGCGGTTCTGCTCCACTGCCGGTCGAGGTACAGGAGAAATTCGAACAGATCACCGGTGGGAAGCTTGTTGAAGGGTATGGCCTAACGGAATCATCCCCTGTCACACATGCGAATTTCCTTTGGGATAAAAAACGGGTGAAAGGGAGCATTGGTGTACCTTGGCCAGATACTGATTCTGTTGTTCTATCAATGGAAACAGGTGAACCGCTGCCTCCTGGGGAAGTTGGAGAGATTGCCGTTAAAGGTCCGCAGGTAATGAAGGGTTACTGGAACAGGCCGGAAGAAACAGAGCAAGTGCTCAAGGATGGCTGGCTGCTGACTGGAGACCTTGGCTATATGGACGAGGAAGGATATTTCTACATTGTTGACAGGAAGAAGGATATGATCATTGCCGGAGGATTTAACATTTACCCGCGTGAGATCGAAGAAGTACTTTATGAGCATCCAGCTGTTCAGGAAGTAGTTGCAGCAGGCATACCGGATCCTTATCGAGGTGAAACGGTAAAAGTATATATCGTTCTTAAGGATGGTGCCCAAGCGGCGGAGGAAGAACTGAATGAATATTGCAGAAAGCATCTTGCTGCATACAAGGTGCCAAGATTATATGAATTCAGGGCAGAACTCCCAAAGACCGCGGTAGGTAAAATTCTCAGAAGAGCATTGGTAGATGAAGAGAAAGCAAAGAATCAGGAAGACCAGCAGAAGCGAGCTTAA
- a CDS encoding DUF350 domain-containing protein yields the protein MNRFWENEFIVTAGYYSVSILCIVVFLAVFELVTKYRNWEEIKKGNISVAMATGGKIFGVANIFRHSINQHDSLLTMISWGVFGFVLLLIGYFIFEFLTPKFNIDKEIESDNRAVGLISMVISIGLSYIIGAGI from the coding sequence ATGAACCGTTTTTGGGAAAATGAATTTATAGTGACAGCTGGTTACTACAGTGTATCGATTCTCTGCATCGTGGTATTCCTTGCTGTTTTTGAACTAGTGACCAAATATCGCAATTGGGAAGAAATCAAAAAAGGCAATATTTCCGTCGCGATGGCCACAGGCGGAAAAATCTTTGGTGTAGCTAATATATTCCGCCATTCCATCAATCAGCATGATTCACTGCTCACGATGATCAGTTGGGGAGTTTTCGGCTTTGTCCTGCTTTTGATCGGGTACTTTATTTTTGAATTCCTGACACCAAAGTTCAACATCGATAAAGAAATAGAAAGCGACAACCGAGCAGTCGGCCTGATCTCCATGGTCATTTCAATCGGCCTTTCATATATCATCGGCGCAGGAATTTAA
- the polX gene encoding DNA polymerase/3'-5' exonuclease PolX, whose translation MSVNKKDIVQLLETIAIYMELKGENPFKVSAFRKAAAALEGDERSMSEMGELTELKGIGKGTAGVIQEFMETGESTELKELQGEVPSGLIPLLQLPGMGGKKIAKLYKELGVENIHDLEEAAKAGKIRDLAGFGKKSEEKILAAIENFGTRPDRLPLAYMLPVSELIESYLQKIEDIERFSKAGSLRRMRETIKDLDFIIASKKPLAVKDELVKLPNIKEIIAAGDTKVSVTLGLDYDVNVDFRLVDPEEFATALHHFTGSKDHNVRMRQLAKEKGEKISEYGVENVESGEITTFKSEENFYQYFGLPFIPPELREDGSEVELYKEDLKLVTLDAIKGDLHMHSTWSDGGHSIEEMARDCIARGYKYMAITDHSQYLKVANGLTPERLRKQIEEVKELNKKFDDFTILTGIEMDILPDGTLDFEDDLLADLDLVIASIHSSFSQPTDKIMNRLKTALVNAHVDIIAHPTGRLIGRREGYSVDIDMLIQLAKETNTALELNANPNRLDLASEYLRKAQDEGVKLVINTDAHKVDTLEHMKIGVTAARKGWVKESSVLNALDLNGLLDFLHGRNK comes from the coding sequence ATGTCTGTTAATAAAAAAGATATCGTACAATTACTTGAAACGATTGCTATATATATGGAACTGAAAGGTGAAAATCCATTCAAAGTCTCGGCTTTCCGTAAGGCCGCAGCAGCTCTTGAGGGCGATGAGCGAAGCATGTCCGAAATGGGCGAGCTCACTGAGCTAAAAGGGATTGGAAAGGGGACAGCTGGTGTCATTCAGGAATTCATGGAAACAGGGGAATCAACAGAACTCAAGGAATTACAGGGAGAAGTACCGAGCGGGCTAATCCCGCTTCTTCAACTGCCGGGAATGGGCGGCAAAAAGATTGCCAAGCTGTATAAAGAATTGGGTGTAGAGAATATCCATGATCTTGAGGAGGCAGCGAAGGCAGGTAAGATTCGTGATCTTGCAGGCTTTGGCAAAAAATCGGAAGAAAAAATACTTGCTGCAATCGAAAACTTCGGCACAAGGCCAGATCGATTGCCGCTTGCCTATATGCTTCCTGTTTCGGAATTAATCGAATCATATCTTCAAAAGATAGAGGATATCGAACGATTTTCAAAAGCTGGCAGCCTGCGCAGGATGAGAGAGACGATCAAGGATCTGGACTTTATCATTGCGTCGAAAAAACCACTGGCTGTGAAGGATGAACTGGTCAAGCTGCCGAATATCAAAGAGATTATCGCGGCTGGGGACACGAAGGTTTCGGTCACTCTTGGGCTTGATTATGATGTGAACGTCGATTTTCGCCTTGTGGATCCAGAAGAATTCGCAACTGCCCTTCATCATTTCACTGGCTCAAAGGACCACAATGTGAGAATGAGGCAGCTTGCGAAGGAAAAAGGAGAGAAGATCAGCGAATATGGCGTGGAGAATGTAGAATCAGGTGAAATCACCACATTCAAATCCGAAGAGAACTTTTACCAGTATTTCGGGCTTCCTTTCATCCCGCCAGAGTTAAGGGAAGATGGTTCAGAAGTCGAATTATATAAAGAAGATTTGAAACTCGTAACCCTTGATGCTATAAAAGGCGATCTCCATATGCATTCCACATGGAGCGATGGCGGCCATTCAATTGAGGAAATGGCCAGAGATTGTATCGCAAGAGGCTATAAATACATGGCGATCACTGATCATTCTCAGTATTTGAAGGTAGCAAACGGTCTGACGCCGGAACGCCTTAGGAAGCAAATTGAAGAAGTGAAGGAACTGAACAAGAAGTTCGATGATTTCACAATTTTGACAGGGATTGAAATGGATATCCTGCCGGATGGTACATTGGATTTTGAAGATGATTTGCTTGCTGACCTTGATTTGGTCATTGCATCGATCCACTCTTCCTTTTCCCAGCCAACCGATAAAATCATGAACCGTTTGAAGACGGCGCTTGTCAATGCTCATGTTGATATCATTGCTCACCCGACCGGAAGGCTGATCGGAAGGCGTGAGGGATATTCAGTTGATATCGACATGCTGATTCAGCTGGCGAAAGAAACGAATACAGCTCTCGAACTGAACGCTAATCCGAACAGACTTGACCTTGCATCTGAATATTTAAGGAAAGCTCAGGATGAAGGAGTCAAGCTTGTCATCAATACGGATGCACATAAAGTGGACACGTTAGAGCATATGAAAATAGGCGTAACAGCCGCAAGAAAAGGCTGGGTTAAGGAATCATCCGTTCTGAATGCATTGGACCTGAACGGATTGCTAGATTTCCTGCACGGCCGGAATAAATAA
- a CDS encoding CvpA family protein, with the protein MLDLAVLAILLIGFIVGLKRGFILQTIHLAGFIAAFIVAYIYYDQLAPKLTLWIPYPNLGSNSTLNLLFENANLEDAYYRAIAFAAIFFAVKILLQIIGSMLDFVAHLPVLKQLNVWAGGLLGFVEVYLLLFIVLYIAALLPIQAIQGPLNDSILAENIIKNTPVFSQQIKQLWIEYVAA; encoded by the coding sequence ATGCTTGATCTTGCTGTATTAGCTATTTTGCTTATTGGCTTCATTGTAGGATTGAAAAGGGGGTTCATCCTGCAAACCATCCATTTGGCTGGATTCATCGCGGCCTTCATCGTTGCGTACATATATTATGACCAGTTGGCGCCAAAGCTGACTTTGTGGATTCCATATCCAAACCTTGGCAGCAATTCGACTTTGAATCTGTTATTTGAGAATGCCAATTTAGAAGATGCATATTATCGGGCAATTGCTTTTGCCGCGATCTTCTTCGCTGTGAAAATCCTGCTGCAGATCATCGGTTCAATGCTGGATTTTGTCGCGCACCTTCCAGTACTTAAGCAATTGAACGTCTGGGCAGGCGGTCTCCTTGGTTTTGTTGAAGTATACCTGCTCTTGTTCATCGTCTTGTATATCGCTGCCTTACTGCCAATCCAGGCAATACAGGGACCGCTAAACGATTCAATTTTAGCCGAAAATATCATAAAAAATACCCCAGTATTTTCCCAGCAAATTAAACAACTATGGATTGAATACGTGGCTGCATAA
- a CDS encoding enoyl-CoA hydratase, whose translation MEYLKWSSEDRIATITIDRPPANALASGLLKELSGVLDEIEGNEEIRVVLIHGEGRFFSAGADIKEFTTIKTGEDFAKLAEYGQDLFERMEHFPKPIIAAIHGAALGGGLELAMACHFRLVAENAKLGLPELQLGLIPGFAGSQRLPRYVGVARAAEMLFTSDPITGVEAVQYGLANHAYPEEQLLENAYKLAGKIAKKSPVSLGAAIKLLNYSKHESFYKGVKEEAKYFGDVFLSEDGQEGIQAFLEKRSPDFKGR comes from the coding sequence GTGGAATATCTTAAATGGTCTTCGGAGGACAGGATCGCAACGATTACGATTGACCGTCCGCCGGCGAATGCCCTTGCATCCGGGCTGCTGAAAGAACTTTCAGGAGTATTGGATGAGATCGAGGGGAATGAAGAAATCAGGGTAGTTTTAATCCACGGTGAAGGAAGGTTCTTCTCTGCAGGTGCAGATATCAAAGAATTCACCACCATTAAAACCGGTGAAGATTTTGCCAAACTCGCTGAGTATGGCCAGGACCTTTTCGAGCGCATGGAGCATTTTCCAAAGCCTATTATCGCTGCCATTCACGGCGCAGCATTGGGCGGCGGACTGGAGCTTGCAATGGCATGCCATTTCCGCCTGGTAGCAGAGAATGCGAAATTGGGATTACCAGAGCTGCAGCTTGGATTGATTCCCGGGTTTGCAGGCAGCCAGCGACTGCCGAGATATGTAGGTGTTGCAAGAGCCGCCGAAATGCTGTTTACGAGCGACCCGATCACAGGTGTGGAAGCTGTCCAGTATGGATTGGCCAACCATGCTTACCCAGAAGAACAGTTGCTTGAAAACGCATACAAGCTTGCTGGGAAAATTGCGAAAAAGAGTCCAGTTTCCCTTGGGGCAGCTATTAAACTATTGAATTATTCCAAGCATGAGTCCTTTTACAAAGGAGTTAAGGAAGAAGCCAAGTACTTTGGCGATGTCTTCTTGTCTGAGGACGGCCAAGAGGGAATCCAGGCATTCTTGGAAAAAAGGTCGCCTGATTTTAAAGGCAGATAA
- a CDS encoding endonuclease MutS2, producing the protein MQQRVLKTLEFDKIRNQLIEHVSSSLGREKAVALMPSVDYGEVSRLQEETDEAAKVLRLKGNVPLGGIHDIRPHVKRAQIGGMLSPLELVQVASTVHASRQMKRFVDDLQEVTEVPILLNYTDGIIVLAHLEESIRNAIDEGGEVLDGASEALRSLRQQMRTREARVREKLESMIRSSNASKMLSDAIITIRNDRFVIPVKQEYRGHYGGIIHDQSSSGQTLFIEPQSVVQLNNELQSIRVKEQQEIERILAELSAVTAEHHDELLEIVSIMGELDFMFAKARYGSKIKGSKPNVNDEGRINLFQARHPLISMDEVVPNSVTLGSDYTTIVITGPNTGGKTVTLKTVGLCTLMAQAGLQIPALDGSEVAVFGSVYADIGDEQSIEQSLSTFSSHMVNIVEILEKVDHNSLVLFDELGAGTDPQEGAALAISILDEVYHRGARVIATTHYPELKAYGYNREGVINASVEFDVETLSPTYKLLIGVPGRSNAFEISKRLGLRESVINTARSYISADSNEVENMIASLESSRKQAERERDEAHQLLKDAEKLHKDLQKQMAEYYEKKDQLAEKAKGKAASIVEKAKEEAEEIIRDLRKLRLEKGAEIKEHELIDAKRRLSEATPELSQGKKGGGKAKPAKHEFKQGDEVKVLTFDQKGHLVERVNAKEWQVQIGILKMKVKESDMEYINTPKPVETKPIAIVKGKDFHVGLELDLRGERYEDALMRVEKYIDDALLAGYPRVNIIHGKGTGALRQGVQEYLRNHRSVKKIRFGDAGEGGTGVTVVEFK; encoded by the coding sequence GTGCAGCAGCGAGTTTTAAAAACACTTGAATTTGATAAAATCAGGAACCAGCTGATTGAACATGTATCATCTTCATTAGGACGGGAAAAGGCCGTCGCTTTGATGCCTTCGGTCGATTACGGAGAAGTATCCCGTTTGCAGGAAGAGACAGATGAAGCAGCTAAGGTTCTAAGATTGAAAGGGAATGTTCCGTTAGGCGGCATTCATGATATAAGGCCACATGTGAAAAGAGCCCAGATTGGCGGGATGCTAAGTCCTCTGGAATTGGTGCAGGTGGCAAGCACTGTGCACGCAAGCAGGCAGATGAAACGATTTGTCGACGATTTGCAGGAAGTGACCGAAGTCCCTATTTTATTGAACTATACAGATGGAATCATCGTGCTCGCTCATTTGGAAGAATCCATCCGGAATGCCATCGATGAGGGCGGCGAAGTTCTGGACGGTGCGAGTGAAGCACTAAGGTCGCTCCGCCAGCAGATGCGTACGCGAGAAGCAAGGGTTCGTGAAAAATTAGAAAGCATGATTCGTTCATCCAACGCATCCAAAATGCTCTCGGATGCCATCATCACCATCAGGAACGACCGATTCGTCATTCCTGTTAAACAGGAATATCGCGGACATTATGGCGGGATCATCCATGACCAAAGCTCATCAGGACAGACGTTGTTCATTGAGCCCCAATCTGTTGTCCAGCTGAATAACGAACTTCAAAGCATCCGTGTGAAAGAACAGCAGGAAATCGAAAGAATCCTCGCAGAGCTATCAGCAGTTACTGCTGAACACCATGATGAGCTTCTTGAAATTGTCAGCATCATGGGTGAGCTTGATTTTATGTTTGCGAAGGCTCGATACGGAAGCAAGATTAAAGGTTCCAAACCAAATGTCAATGATGAGGGGCGCATCAACCTTTTTCAGGCAAGGCATCCATTGATTTCGATGGACGAAGTAGTCCCTAATAGCGTCACTTTAGGCAGTGATTATACGACGATTGTCATCACCGGTCCGAATACTGGGGGTAAGACCGTTACTTTAAAAACAGTCGGACTTTGTACGCTTATGGCACAGGCAGGCTTGCAGATTCCCGCACTTGATGGATCTGAAGTGGCTGTTTTTGGCTCGGTTTATGCAGATATCGGCGACGAACAGTCGATTGAGCAAAGTCTGAGTACCTTCTCATCTCATATGGTCAATATCGTTGAAATCCTGGAAAAAGTTGATCACAATAGCCTGGTACTATTTGATGAACTGGGTGCCGGAACGGATCCTCAGGAAGGAGCTGCCCTTGCAATCTCGATACTGGACGAGGTGTATCATCGCGGAGCTAGAGTGATTGCGACAACTCACTATCCAGAGTTAAAGGCTTATGGCTACAACCGGGAAGGCGTCATCAATGCCAGTGTTGAATTTGATGTCGAGACACTGAGCCCGACCTATAAATTATTGATTGGAGTCCCAGGCCGAAGCAATGCCTTCGAAATTTCAAAAAGGCTTGGCTTGAGAGAATCTGTCATCAATACAGCAAGGTCCTATATCAGCGCTGACAGCAATGAAGTCGAAAATATGATTGCTTCCCTTGAATCCAGCAGGAAGCAGGCGGAACGAGAACGTGATGAGGCACACCAGTTGCTGAAGGATGCAGAAAAGCTGCATAAGGATCTGCAAAAACAGATGGCAGAGTATTATGAGAAGAAAGATCAGTTAGCAGAAAAGGCAAAAGGAAAAGCAGCATCGATTGTCGAAAAAGCAAAGGAAGAAGCGGAAGAAATCATCCGCGACCTTCGCAAGCTGCGGCTTGAAAAAGGAGCCGAAATCAAAGAACATGAATTGATCGACGCCAAAAGGCGACTTAGCGAGGCGACTCCTGAGCTCAGCCAGGGAAAAAAAGGCGGCGGCAAAGCGAAACCTGCAAAACACGAGTTCAAGCAAGGGGATGAAGTCAAGGTTCTGACATTTGACCAAAAAGGCCATCTTGTCGAGCGTGTTAATGCGAAAGAATGGCAAGTCCAGATTGGCATTCTCAAGATGAAAGTGAAAGAATCTGATATGGAATATATCAATACTCCGAAGCCGGTTGAAACAAAGCCAATCGCAATCGTTAAGGGCAAGGACTTCCACGTTGGCCTTGAACTAGACCTCCGGGGGGAGAGATATGAAGATGCTCTGATGAGAGTGGAGAAATACATCGATGATGCCTTGCTGGCCGGCTATCCGCGAGTCAATATCATCCACGGAAAAGGAACTGGAGCTTTAAGACAGGGAGTCCAGGAATACCTTCGCAACCATCGCTCTGTCAAGAAAATAAGGTTTGGAGATGCAGGAGAAGGCGGAACAGGTGTGACGGTAGTAGAATTTAAGTAG
- the zapA gene encoding cell division protein ZapA, translating to MLSDTKKNKSTVDIYGQQYTIVGTESTSHIRLIASMVDDKMREIGSANPSLDTSKLAVLTAVNAVNDYIKMKDRVESLEAEIKRLKD from the coding sequence ATGTTGTCAGACACAAAAAAAAATAAGTCGACTGTCGATATATACGGACAGCAATATACGATCGTCGGCACAGAAAGCACCAGCCATATCCGGCTCATTGCCTCGATGGTAGATGATAAAATGCGTGAGATCGGCTCAGCGAATCCTTCACTTGATACTAGTAAATTAGCCGTATTAACTGCTGTGAATGCCGTTAATGATTACATAAAAATGAAAGATCGTGTTGAATCGCTCGAAGCGGAAATTAAAAGGTTAAAGGACTGA
- a CDS encoding TetR/AcrR family transcriptional regulator, translating into MKKNKPKYMQIIDAAVVIIAENGYHQAQVSKIAKQAGVADGTIYLYFKNKEDILISLFQEKMGYFVGSIEEKIAGKQTATEKLYMLVETHFKILSDDRHLAIVTQLELRQSNKDLRHKINEVLKGYLMLIDKIILEGIENGEFSSSLDLRLARQMIFGTVDETATSWVMNEQKYNLTDLAKAVHQLLINGCGYQDTKPVL; encoded by the coding sequence ATGAAGAAGAACAAGCCGAAATATATGCAAATAATTGACGCAGCAGTGGTCATTATCGCAGAAAACGGCTACCACCAGGCGCAGGTGTCTAAAATAGCAAAGCAGGCTGGAGTGGCTGATGGGACCATTTATTTGTATTTCAAAAATAAAGAAGACATACTGATTTCTCTGTTCCAGGAGAAAATGGGTTACTTCGTGGGAAGTATTGAAGAAAAAATTGCAGGAAAACAAACAGCAACAGAGAAATTATATATGTTGGTCGAAACACATTTCAAGATTCTATCAGATGACCGGCATCTTGCAATTGTAACCCAGCTGGAGCTAAGGCAGTCAAATAAGGACCTCAGACATAAAATCAACGAGGTGCTTAAGGGCTACTTAATGCTGATCGACAAAATCATTTTGGAAGGCATAGAGAATGGTGAGTTTTCAAGCTCCCTTGATTTGCGTCTTGCAAGGCAGATGATTTTTGGTACAGTGGATGAAACTGCGACTTCATGGGTAATGAATGAACAGAAATACAATCTTACTGACCTGGCTAAAGCGGTACACCAGCTGTTGATAAACGGCTGCGGTTACCAGGACACCAAACCGGTCCTTTAA
- the rnhC gene encoding ribonuclease HIII, whose amino-acid sequence MGNSVLQKSPEEVKKMKEYYSKYLIDKLPPGSVFAAKTPSCAITAYKSGKVLFQGKDGETEAARWGTALAPSVKKTTAAVPGSHLPKNISEMSIIGSDEVGTGDFFGPITVVAAYVRRQDIPVLKELGVQDSKNLKDDKIIEIARQLVTFLPHSLLTLHNEKYNQMQMKGMSQGKMKALLHNQAINHVLEKIAPEKPEAILIDEFAKEQIYYAHLKGQRKIIRENVLFSTKAEGIHLGVAAASMIARYAFVRHFENLSKRAGFTIPKGAGAAVDKAAARLILDKGIDVLPEFVKLHFANTEKAKKIARI is encoded by the coding sequence ATGGGAAATAGTGTCCTTCAGAAAAGTCCGGAAGAAGTCAAAAAGATGAAAGAATATTATAGTAAGTATCTAATTGATAAACTTCCGCCTGGCAGCGTCTTTGCCGCAAAAACACCTTCCTGTGCCATCACTGCCTATAAATCAGGAAAAGTATTATTCCAGGGTAAAGACGGAGAGACCGAGGCAGCAAGATGGGGAACGGCTCTTGCGCCTTCTGTTAAAAAAACGACGGCAGCAGTGCCAGGTTCCCATTTACCCAAAAATATCAGCGAAATGTCCATCATTGGTTCAGACGAGGTTGGCACTGGCGACTTTTTCGGCCCGATCACGGTTGTTGCGGCCTACGTCAGGCGTCAGGACATCCCTGTATTAAAGGAACTCGGTGTTCAGGATTCAAAGAATCTTAAAGATGACAAGATCATTGAGATTGCCAGGCAGCTTGTCACCTTTTTGCCCCATAGCCTGCTGACTCTGCATAATGAAAAGTACAACCAGATGCAGATGAAGGGCATGTCTCAGGGGAAAATGAAAGCTTTGCTGCATAACCAGGCGATCAACCATGTGCTTGAAAAAATCGCCCCTGAAAAGCCTGAAGCGATTTTGATCGATGAATTTGCGAAAGAGCAAATCTATTACGCCCACTTGAAAGGTCAAAGGAAGATTATCAGGGAAAATGTCCTTTTCAGCACAAAAGCCGAAGGAATCCATCTAGGAGTCGCTGCAGCATCGATGATTGCCCGCTACGCCTTTGTCCGCCATTTCGAAAACCTTAGCAAACGCGCAGGATTCACGATTCCAAAAGGTGCAGGCGCAGCTGTCGATAAAGCTGCTGCAAGGCTCATCCTCGACAAAGGAATAGATGTACTGCCAGAATTCGTTAAGCTTCACTTCGCCAATACGGAAAAAGCGAAGAAGATCGCGAGAATATAA